In Thermoanaerobaculia bacterium, the genomic stretch GAATCTCGTCCACGCTCTCTCGAAGCATATCCACAAAGGAATCGTATTCTTTGACCGCCCCATCCATTTCCGGTGGTTCAGAGTAGTTCAAAGAAGCCCATTGTGAGTCAACGAGGTCCTGGTTCTGGAAGGCCTGCATGGGATGCTTGAGAATCAACCGAACCAGGTGCCCGGTTTCGGACAGACAACCGGAAAAGCCGGAGAGATCGTGATTCCCTTCAGTCGAACGGAGAAGGTTTGTTTTTTGATCAGATTTCATTTCGTTTCCCCCGGCTCACTGAGAGATTCTCCCTTCATCCATCGCTGAAGGGACTCAAGAGCATCTGCCGGGAGGTCATGACCTCCTTCAAACTCCAGAACTGAAACGCGGTAACCGGCCGTACTCATGGTCTCGACACCCTTTCGCATTTCCTGGAGGGAGACACGCAGATCCTCCCGGCCCTGGGCGATCAGAATCGGCAGTTTCTTTGCCCCAGGAGGCGGATCTTCAGAGATCCAGTCTGCCGGATTCCCTCCCCCAAAGGCGGCAGTGCCGGAGAATCGATCCGGATGGTGCAGGCCGGTCCGCAGGGCCAGAGCCGCCCCCTGGGAAAACCCGAGAAGAAAGACCTGATCGATGGAATAGGAAGTCTGTAAGCGTGCCAGAACAGCCAGAATGCATTGCTCGGAAGTCATGAGATCCTCATCAAGCTCTTCCCCGTTTGCATCCGGCCGGATCCAGGAAAACCCGGGTTCCTGTCGGAAGGTTTCAAGATAGGGAGCCTGAAGGGCGACATAGATAAAGTTTGGGTTCCTGAAGCGTCCGTAAAGGGAAGCAAAGATCTCTGCACTGGATCGATATCCGTGCAGACCGATAACGAGGGGAACCGGACTTTCTGAAGAATAGGCTTCGGGAATGTGAATCCTGCAGACCACGCGTGTGGGTGCCTCAAGAAGGAGAAGATGTCCCTTCCTTTCCTGCTGACGCCTCCCCCACGTCTCGATTCTCTGCATTGCCTGAAGGAAGGGAGCCTTCGTCCGAACCGGATCGAAATCCCGGTCACGCGCCAGGAGATCTCCGATCTCCAACCCTGCCCGTACGGAGCGCTCCAGTGCCGCCGCGGCAAGTTCCGCCTTTCCCAGCCGTCCGTAACAGGAAGCCAGCGCGTACAGGGCATGGCTGTCCCGAATATCGTTCTGGAGATAGGCCAGAAATGCACTCGCCGCCGCTTCGTACCGCCCCAGGGCATAGAGCGACATGGCCTGCTGATATAGATTTTCGAGATCGACATCCAGAAAGGTGAGGGATGCGGGATCGAGAGGATCCGTTTTCTCTTCCTTGCGGTTTTTTGCCAGAAGGGGGATGGATCCAAAAATCAGAAGAAAGATCAGAGAAAGCCTCAGCATACGAATCGGGATATTCATTGGATTCCCTCCTCAGGTTGGATCCGATGGAAATTCAGGCGGGCCGGGAACCGGGCCTGGAAGAGACAGCCGGGTATCTCGAAGCAGATTCAGGAAATCAGGAGGTAACGGCGCTGTGATTTCGACTTCTGCATCGGTCACTGGATGACGGAAGACGTACGAATAGGCATGGAGTGCAGGTCGGTCAATCAGGGGACTGATTTCACCGTAGAGTGCATCCCCGATGAGCGGCATGCCGCACTCACCGGCGTGAACCCGGACCTGATGCGTCCGACCGGTTCTGGGAAAAAAGGCAACCAGAGCAACATGGTCTTTCCGCTCCATTACCCGAAAGTCGGTGCATGCCTCTTTTCCCCCTTCTGTGACTGCGACACTTCCCCCTCCATGCCGTTTCAGGGAAAGATCGATCCTTCCTGTCTCGGATTCAGGTCCGTTTCTTACAACTCCCAGGTAGACCTTCAGGACTTTTCGCTCCTGGAAGATCTGGGTCAT encodes the following:
- a CDS encoding alpha/beta hydrolase-fold protein; translated protein: MNIPIRMLRLSLIFLLIFGSIPLLAKNRKEEKTDPLDPASLTFLDVDLENLYQQAMSLYALGRYEAAASAFLAYLQNDIRDSHALYALASCYGRLGKAELAAAALERSVRAGLEIGDLLARDRDFDPVRTKAPFLQAMQRIETWGRRQQERKGHLLLLEAPTRVVCRIHIPEAYSSESPVPLVIGLHGYRSSAEIFASLYGRFRNPNFIYVALQAPYLETFRQEPGFSWIRPDANGEELDEDLMTSEQCILAVLARLQTSYSIDQVFLLGFSQGAALALRTGLHHPDRFSGTAAFGGGNPADWISEDPPPGAKKLPILIAQGREDLRVSLQEMRKGVETMSTAGYRVSVLEFEGGHDLPADALESLQRWMKGESLSEPGETK
- a CDS encoding pseudouridine synthase; the encoded protein is MKILTFSVDVHQAGLRLDQFLASVDPALSRREWRQVITLGGVHRDRKRMSRVASPVSEGETYTVYMDGGELKPKYSIHPGDLLLDDGDLLAVNKPPGVEAQPTHARYKGTVYAAVRDYLKSQGFYATIGMHSRLDREVSGVMVLSVSRRAHPGMTQIFQERKVLKVYLGVVRNGPESETGRIDLSLKRHGGGSVAVTEGGKEACTDFRVMERKDHVALVAFFPRTGRTHQVRVHAGECGMPLIGDALYGEISPLIDRPALHAYSYVFRHPVTDAEVEITAPLPPDFLNLLRDTRLSLPGPVPGPPEFPSDPT